A region from the Candidatus Omnitrophota bacterium genome encodes:
- a CDS encoding helix-turn-helix transcriptional regulator, whose translation MRRPCRSHCPIAYALDLFGDKWSLLVLRDLLFMGKRRYNEFLASEEGISTNILAERLRRLEAEGLLTKSHDRLNHRQVVYAPTRKSLDLLPVLLEIIRWSAKHDPKTVAPPAFIRRLRNNRKGLMRNIVNRFV comes from the coding sequence ATGCGCCGTCCTTGCCGATCCCATTGCCCCATCGCGTACGCGCTCGATCTCTTTGGTGACAAATGGAGCCTCCTGGTATTGCGCGATCTGCTCTTCATGGGCAAGCGGCGCTACAACGAGTTCCTAGCCTCCGAGGAGGGGATCTCTACGAACATTTTAGCAGAGCGGCTGAGGCGCTTAGAGGCCGAGGGACTGCTCACAAAATCTCACGATAGGCTCAATCATCGGCAGGTTGTCTACGCGCCGACCCGGAAGAGCCTCGACCTGCTCCCCGTCCTGTTGGAAATCATCCGCTGGTCGGCCAAGCACGATCCAAAGACGGTAGCGCCACCTGCCTTCATCCGTCGCCTGCGCAACAACCGTAAGGGGTTGATGCGCAATATTGTGAATCGTTTTGTCTGA